A genomic stretch from Thermomonospora umbrina includes:
- a CDS encoding ABC transporter ATP-binding protein, with product MSVATTGLDETAAGEGAISTLRRGLRLSPEFRVGLPATLALALVATVGRVVVPIAVQQTIDKGLRTSGDPDVAFIRTTVLLAAAVVLVTALSAYLMNVRLYRSTEGGLATLRVKAFRHVHDLSMLTQSSERRGSLVSRVTGDVDQISQFMQWGGLMILVSLGQLVVASVLMAVYSWPLALLVWVSFIPLALALKRFQRLLSGAYTRVRERVADMLAAVSESVVGASVIRAYASEERTGRRIDEAVEGYRKAQTRAQGLVALTFPSSELVAALATASVVIAGTLLGIGGHLSAGELVAFLFLVTLFVGPMQVATEVLNEAQNAIAGWRRVLGVLDTEPDVADPGSAGRELPRGPIEVRFENVGFSYPGGPPVLHEVTVDIAPRSRIAVVGETGSGKTTFAKLLTRLMDPAEGRVLVDGVPLDEVRFSSLRERIVMVPQDGFLFDASLGENIRYGRPEATDEEVVLALTELGLADWLDGLARGLDTPVGQRGESMSAGERQLVALARAYLADPDLLVLDEATSAVDPATEVRIQRALDGVTRGRTAIAIAHRLSTAEAADEVIVFDRGRIVQRGRHAELVARPGVYADLHGSWIAQRRI from the coding sequence ATGAGCGTCGCGACCACGGGTCTGGACGAGACGGCCGCCGGCGAGGGGGCGATCAGCACTCTGCGGCGCGGGCTGCGGCTGAGCCCGGAGTTCCGGGTGGGGCTGCCCGCCACGCTGGCGCTGGCGCTGGTGGCGACGGTGGGCCGGGTGGTGGTCCCCATCGCCGTCCAGCAGACGATCGACAAGGGGCTCCGGACGTCCGGCGACCCGGACGTGGCGTTCATCCGCACGACGGTGCTGCTGGCGGCGGCCGTGGTGCTGGTGACGGCGCTGTCGGCGTACCTCATGAACGTGCGGCTCTATCGCAGCACCGAGGGTGGCCTGGCGACGCTGCGGGTCAAGGCGTTCCGGCACGTCCACGACCTGTCGATGCTGACCCAGAGCAGCGAGCGGCGGGGGTCGCTGGTGTCGCGGGTGACCGGTGACGTGGACCAGATCAGCCAGTTCATGCAGTGGGGCGGGCTGATGATCCTGGTGTCGCTGGGGCAGTTGGTGGTGGCCAGCGTGCTGATGGCGGTCTACTCGTGGCCGCTGGCGCTGTTGGTGTGGGTGTCGTTCATCCCGCTGGCGTTGGCGCTGAAGCGGTTCCAGCGGCTGTTGTCGGGCGCCTACACGCGGGTGCGGGAGCGGGTCGCCGACATGCTCGCGGCGGTCAGCGAGTCCGTGGTGGGCGCCTCGGTGATCCGGGCGTACGCGTCGGAGGAGCGGACCGGGCGACGCATCGACGAGGCGGTCGAGGGCTACCGCAAGGCGCAGACGCGGGCGCAGGGGCTGGTGGCGCTGACGTTCCCGTCGAGCGAGCTGGTGGCGGCGCTGGCGACGGCCTCCGTGGTGATCGCCGGCACCCTGCTGGGGATCGGCGGGCACCTGAGCGCGGGCGAGCTGGTGGCGTTCCTGTTCCTGGTCACGCTGTTCGTGGGGCCGATGCAGGTGGCCACCGAGGTGCTCAACGAGGCGCAGAACGCCATCGCGGGCTGGCGTCGGGTGCTGGGCGTGCTGGACACCGAGCCGGACGTCGCGGACCCCGGAAGCGCCGGCCGGGAGCTGCCGCGGGGGCCGATCGAGGTGCGGTTCGAGAACGTCGGGTTCTCCTACCCCGGCGGCCCGCCCGTGCTGCACGAGGTGACGGTGGACATCGCGCCCCGTTCGCGGATCGCCGTCGTGGGCGAGACCGGATCGGGCAAGACCACGTTCGCCAAGCTGCTGACCCGGCTGATGGACCCGGCGGAGGGCCGGGTGCTGGTGGACGGGGTGCCGCTGGACGAGGTGCGGTTCTCCTCGCTGCGCGAGCGGATCGTGATGGTGCCGCAGGACGGGTTCCTGTTCGACGCGTCGCTGGGCGAGAACATCCGCTACGGCCGCCCGGAGGCCACCGACGAGGAGGTCGTGCTGGCGTTGACGGAGCTGGGGCTGGCCGACTGGCTGGACGGGCTGGCGCGGGGCCTGGACACCCCGGTCGGGCAGCGCGGCGAGTCGATGTCGGCGGGCGAGCGGCAGCTCGTGGCGCTGGCCCGCGCCTACCTGGCCGACCCGGACCTGCTGGTGCTGGACGAGGCCACCTCGGCGGTGGACCCGGCCACCGAGGTCCGCATCCAGCGGGCCCTGGACGGGGTCACCCGGGGCCGCACGGCGATCGCGATCGCGCACCGGCTGTCCACGGCGGAGGCCGCCGACGAGGTGATCGTGTTCGACCGCGGCCGGATCGTCCAGCGCGGTCGGCACGCCGAGCTGGTCGCGCGCCCGGGGGTGTACGCGGACCTGCACGGCTCCTGGATCGCCCAGCGGCGCATCTGA
- a CDS encoding ABC transporter ATP-binding protein — protein MRVLWVAIKAEPAVFTLSVLASALYAAMTVGSAWVLGRVTEDVMLPAFREGETTAGALTGAALAIIGVAVLKALGVAGRRFYAGLMQYRMQARYRREVTRQYLRLPLAWHHRHPTGQLLSNANADVEASWAPIAPLPMAVGVVFMLIVAAVSIVLVDVTVAVVGFLVFPAIALINVVYQRRLSPLAARAQQLRAEVSEVAHESFEGGLVIKTLGREQAETDRFAARAHDLRDANVAVGRVRGLFDPLLEALPNLGVLAVLLVGSIRLEAGALNAGDLVNVAFLFTLLAWPIRALGWVLAEVPRSVVGWNRVRAVLDAEGSLPFGEHALDGDGPAGLQVREVRFAYEDADGEAARVLHDVSFAAEPGRTVAVVGPTGSGKSTLTNLLVRLVDPAEGRVLLDGVDARDARRGSVAATAALVPQQTFLFDDTVRGNVTLGADIPDERVWQALRLAQADGFVAALSDGLDTRVGERGATLSGGQRQRLALARAVVRRPRLLVLDDATSSVDPQVEARILEGLRVAQDGGAGSTVVVVAYRKATIAVADEVVYIEHGRVLDRGPHADLLDRSEGYRNLVNAYERAEAEREAVEGEEVSA, from the coding sequence ATGCGGGTCCTATGGGTCGCGATCAAGGCGGAGCCCGCCGTCTTCACCCTCTCGGTGCTGGCGAGCGCCCTGTACGCGGCGATGACCGTGGGCAGCGCGTGGGTGCTGGGCCGGGTGACCGAGGACGTGATGCTGCCCGCCTTCCGGGAGGGCGAGACGACCGCGGGCGCGCTGACCGGCGCCGCGTTGGCGATCATCGGGGTCGCGGTGCTCAAGGCGCTGGGGGTCGCCGGACGCCGGTTCTACGCCGGGCTGATGCAGTACCGGATGCAGGCGCGGTACCGGCGGGAGGTGACCCGGCAGTACCTGCGACTGCCGCTGGCCTGGCACCACCGGCACCCGACCGGCCAACTGCTGTCGAACGCCAACGCCGACGTGGAGGCGTCCTGGGCGCCGATCGCGCCGCTGCCGATGGCGGTGGGCGTGGTGTTCATGCTGATCGTGGCGGCCGTCTCGATCGTGCTGGTGGACGTGACGGTGGCGGTGGTGGGCTTCCTGGTCTTCCCCGCCATCGCGCTGATCAACGTCGTGTACCAGCGCCGGCTGTCGCCGCTGGCGGCCCGGGCCCAGCAGTTGCGGGCCGAGGTCAGCGAGGTGGCGCACGAGAGCTTCGAGGGCGGCCTGGTCATCAAGACCCTGGGCCGTGAGCAGGCCGAGACCGACCGGTTCGCCGCCCGCGCCCACGACCTGCGGGACGCCAACGTGGCGGTCGGGCGGGTGCGGGGCCTGTTCGACCCGCTGTTGGAGGCGCTGCCGAACCTCGGCGTGCTGGCGGTGCTGCTGGTCGGCTCGATCCGGCTGGAGGCCGGCGCCCTGAACGCCGGCGACCTCGTCAACGTGGCGTTCCTGTTCACGCTGCTCGCCTGGCCGATCCGGGCGCTGGGCTGGGTGCTGGCGGAGGTTCCGCGCAGCGTCGTCGGGTGGAACCGGGTGCGCGCGGTGTTGGACGCCGAGGGCTCCCTGCCGTTCGGCGAGCACGCCCTGGACGGCGACGGGCCCGCCGGGCTGCAGGTCCGCGAGGTGCGGTTCGCGTACGAGGACGCCGACGGGGAGGCCGCCCGCGTGCTGCACGACGTGTCGTTCGCCGCCGAGCCCGGCCGGACGGTCGCGGTCGTGGGGCCGACGGGGTCGGGCAAGTCGACGCTGACCAACCTGCTGGTGCGGCTGGTCGACCCCGCCGAGGGGCGGGTCCTGCTGGACGGGGTCGACGCCCGTGACGCCCGGCGCGGCTCGGTGGCGGCGACGGCGGCGCTGGTGCCGCAGCAGACGTTCCTGTTCGACGACACCGTTCGCGGCAACGTGACGCTGGGCGCCGACATCCCCGACGAGCGGGTGTGGCAGGCGCTGCGGCTGGCGCAGGCGGACGGGTTCGTGGCGGCCCTGTCCGACGGGCTCGACACCCGGGTGGGCGAGCGCGGCGCGACCCTGTCCGGCGGTCAGCGGCAGCGGCTGGCCCTGGCCCGCGCGGTCGTGCGCCGCCCCCGCCTGCTGGTCCTGGACGACGCCACGTCCAGCGTCGACCCCCAGGTGGAGGCCCGCATCCTGGAGGGCCTGCGGGTGGCCCAGGACGGCGGGGCCGGCTCCACTGTGGTGGTGGTGGCGTACCGCAAGGCGACGATCGCCGTGGCCGACGAGGTCGTCTACATCGAGCACGGCCGGGTGCTGGATCGCGGGCCGCACGCCGACCTGCTGGACCGATCCGAGGGCTATCGCAACCTCGTCAACGCCTACGAGCGCGCCGAGGCCGAACGCGAGGCCGTCGAGGGTGAGGAGGTGTCCGCATGA
- a CDS encoding cold-shock protein, whose translation MAQQGTVKWFNAEKGYGFIAVDGDGPDVFVHYSAIQSSGYRTLDENQRVEFEVTQGNRGPQADQVRPL comes from the coding sequence ATGGCCCAGCAGGGCACCGTGAAGTGGTTCAACGCCGAGAAGGGCTACGGGTTCATCGCCGTCGACGGCGACGGTCCGGATGTGTTCGTGCACTACTCGGCGATTCAGAGCTCCGGCTACCGGACCCTCGACGAGAACCAGCGCGTCGAATTCGAGGTCACGCAGGGTAACCGGGGTCCGCAGGCCGACCAGGTCCGCCCCCTGTAA
- the hisI gene encoding phosphoribosyl-AMP cyclohydrolase — protein MSQRPSNLDPKIAARLKRDPNGLVPAIAQQYDTGEVLMMGWMDDEALHRTLTTGRCTYWSRSRREYWVKGDTSGHQQWVKSVALDCDGDVVLVKVDQVGAACHTGDRTCWDADVLESVTGERPEN, from the coding sequence ATGTCCCAGCGCCCGTCCAATCTGGACCCGAAGATCGCCGCGCGCCTGAAGCGCGACCCCAACGGGCTCGTGCCCGCCATCGCCCAGCAGTACGACACCGGTGAGGTGCTCATGATGGGCTGGATGGACGACGAGGCCCTGCACCGGACCCTCACCACCGGCCGCTGCACGTACTGGTCCCGCAGCCGCCGGGAGTACTGGGTGAAGGGCGACACCTCCGGGCACCAGCAGTGGGTGAAGTCGGTGGCCCTCGACTGCGACGGCGACGTCGTCCTGGTGAAGGTCGACCAGGTGGGGGCGGCCTGCCACACGGGCGACCGGACCTGCTGGGACGCCGACGTCCTCGAGTCCGTCACCGGTGAACGTCCCGAGAACTGA
- a CDS encoding TIGR02234 family membrane protein: MNPRRERAAAALLCAVGAGLVLLAGGREWAAVRARGAITPIGQDLTGGDLSGAATALGWAGLAALAALFATRGPARAAVGALLVLIGGGIGFTAVTAADRPHVLDVAAERSTLLQLGGDPTVTTTAWWTVSLAGGVLLALAGALALTRGSRWPGMSARYDRPGTGRASAEASGGAGAAPDDPARLWKSLDRGEDPTAS; encoded by the coding sequence ATGAATCCTCGCCGTGAGCGGGCCGCGGCCGCGCTGCTGTGCGCGGTCGGCGCCGGGCTCGTGCTGCTGGCCGGCGGCCGGGAGTGGGCCGCGGTCCGCGCCCGCGGCGCCATCACCCCGATCGGCCAGGACCTGACCGGCGGCGACCTGTCCGGCGCCGCCACCGCGCTCGGCTGGGCCGGGCTGGCGGCGCTCGCCGCGCTGTTCGCCACCCGCGGTCCCGCCCGCGCCGCCGTCGGCGCGCTGCTCGTGCTGATCGGCGGCGGCATCGGCTTCACGGCGGTCACCGCGGCCGACCGCCCCCACGTCCTGGACGTCGCGGCGGAGCGCAGCACGCTCCTGCAGCTCGGGGGCGACCCGACGGTCACCACCACGGCGTGGTGGACGGTGTCGCTGGCCGGCGGGGTGCTCCTGGCCCTGGCCGGGGCGCTGGCGTTGACCAGGGGGTCACGTTGGCCGGGCATGTCCGCCCGCTACGATCGGCCCGGCACCGGCCGTGCGTCCGCGGAGGCGTCCGGCGGGGCGGGGGCCGCGCCCGACGACCCGGCCCGCCTCTGGAAGTCGCTGGACCGGGGCGAGGACCCCACGGCGTCGTAG
- a CDS encoding response regulator transcription factor — protein MAEGGGLILVAEHEAGVAELVRRYLVRAGFEAEIEPDPARAPATVARLRPDAVVLDLSADPGPPGDLYRRVSEAAGDAPVVCVVPDEGSAEAGAPRAQALVRPFGPRELVDAVAVALRGRGAVDDAHVLRAGDVRLDPEARSVTAGERSVALTATEFDLLRFLMGRPGRVFTREQLLAAAWDPAASAGNRTVDVHIAQLRAKLGDSSPLRTVRGVGYAVDP, from the coding sequence ATGGCGGAGGGCGGCGGGCTCATCCTGGTGGCCGAGCACGAGGCCGGCGTGGCCGAACTGGTGCGCCGCTACCTCGTCCGGGCGGGCTTCGAGGCCGAGATCGAGCCGGATCCCGCCCGCGCCCCCGCCACGGTGGCGCGGCTGCGGCCCGACGCCGTCGTCCTCGACCTGTCCGCCGACCCGGGACCGCCCGGCGACCTCTACCGCCGGGTGAGCGAGGCCGCCGGGGACGCGCCCGTGGTGTGCGTCGTGCCCGACGAGGGCTCCGCCGAGGCGGGCGCGCCGAGGGCGCAGGCGCTGGTCCGTCCCTTCGGGCCCCGGGAGCTCGTCGACGCCGTCGCGGTCGCCCTGCGCGGTCGCGGGGCCGTCGACGACGCCCACGTGCTGCGGGCGGGCGACGTCAGACTGGATCCCGAGGCCCGTTCGGTGACCGCGGGCGAACGGTCCGTGGCGCTCACCGCGACGGAGTTCGACCTGCTGCGGTTCCTGATGGGACGGCCCGGTCGGGTCTTCACGCGAGAGCAGTTGCTGGCCGCCGCGTGGGATCCGGCGGCGAGCGCGGGCAACCGCACGGTCGACGTCCACATCGCGCAGTTGCGCGCCAAGCTCGGCGACTCCAGTCCCCTTCGCACCGTGCGGGGCGTCGGCTACGCCGTCGATCCCTGA
- a CDS encoding DUF2752 domain-containing protein yields MTHVGVGPGGGVARRLAGPFLVLGGVAAAVTLVAVVDPHEPGHYPICPLLWATGLYCPGCGTLRMVNSLAHGHAAAAFGLNPLAFVLLPVFGYLWGRWALRSVRGRPMASRLLTPPAAYGFVAVVVVYWVLRNLPFADVLAP; encoded by the coding sequence ATGACGCACGTCGGCGTGGGCCCCGGGGGAGGCGTCGCGCGCAGGCTGGCCGGGCCGTTCCTGGTGTTGGGCGGCGTCGCGGCGGCGGTGACCCTCGTCGCCGTCGTGGACCCGCACGAGCCGGGCCACTACCCGATTTGCCCGCTGTTGTGGGCGACCGGCCTGTACTGCCCGGGCTGCGGCACCCTGCGCATGGTCAACTCCCTGGCGCACGGCCACGCCGCCGCCGCGTTCGGGCTCAACCCGCTCGCCTTCGTCCTGCTGCCCGTCTTCGGCTACCTGTGGGGACGCTGGGCGCTCCGCTCGGTGCGGGGGCGGCCGATGGCCTCGCGGTTGCTCACACCCCCGGCGGCCTATGGGTTCGTGGCCGTCGTGGTCGTCTACTGGGTGCTCCGCAATCTGCCGTTCGCGGACGTTCTCGCGCCCTGA
- the trpC gene encoding indole-3-glycerol phosphate synthase TrpC, producing MSVLDEILEGVRADLAERQGAVSLEALKEKAAAAPPARDALGALRSDGVSVIAEVKRSSPSKGALAAIADPAALARDYESGGAKVISVLTERRRFGGSLEDLAAVRANVDIAVLRKDFIVTSYQLWEARAHGADLALLIVAALEQDALVSLVERAESIGLLPLVEVHTEEEVARALDAGARVIGVNARDLKTLKVDRNVFARLAPLIPREVVRIAESGVRGPHDLLAYASSGADAVLVGESLVTGRDPRAAVADLVAAGAHPALRQGK from the coding sequence GTGAGCGTGCTCGACGAGATCCTGGAAGGCGTTCGAGCCGATCTCGCGGAACGGCAGGGAGCGGTATCGCTCGAAGCGCTCAAGGAGAAGGCGGCCGCCGCCCCGCCGGCCCGCGACGCACTGGGCGCCCTGCGCTCGGACGGCGTGTCCGTGATCGCCGAGGTGAAGCGCAGCAGCCCGTCCAAGGGCGCGCTGGCCGCGATCGCCGACCCTGCCGCGCTGGCCCGCGACTACGAGTCCGGCGGGGCCAAGGTCATCAGCGTGCTGACCGAGCGCCGCCGTTTCGGGGGCAGCCTGGAGGACCTGGCCGCGGTCCGCGCGAACGTCGACATCGCCGTCCTGCGCAAGGACTTCATCGTCACCTCGTACCAGCTCTGGGAGGCCCGCGCCCACGGCGCGGACCTGGCCCTGCTGATCGTGGCGGCGCTCGAGCAGGACGCGCTGGTGTCCCTGGTGGAACGCGCCGAGTCGATCGGCCTGCTCCCGCTGGTCGAGGTGCACACCGAGGAGGAGGTCGCCCGGGCGCTGGACGCGGGCGCCAGGGTCATCGGGGTCAACGCCCGCGACCTGAAGACCCTCAAGGTCGACCGCAACGTGTTCGCCCGGCTGGCCCCGCTGATCCCGCGCGAGGTCGTCCGGATCGCCGAGTCCGGCGTCCGCGGCCCGCACGACCTGCTCGCGTACGCCTCGTCCGGCGCCGACGCCGTGCTGGTGGGGGAGAGCCTGGTCACCGGGCGGGACCCGAGGGCGGCCGTCGCCGATCTCGTGGCGGCGGGCGCGCACCCGGCGCTGCGCCAGGGCAAGTAG
- the trpB gene encoding tryptophan synthase subunit beta translates to MTTDAARGAAAEPANLPDASGHFGRFGGRFAPEALMAALDELTREFAAAMQDPAFTAELNDLLANYAGRPSLLTEARRFAEHAGGARVLLKREDLNHTGSHKINNVLGQALLTRRMGKRRVIAETGAGQHGVATATAAALLGLECTVYMGEVDTRRQALNVARMRMLGAEVIPVRTGSRTLKDACNEAFRDWVATVDHTHYCVGSTMGPHPFPMMVRDLHRVIGVEARAQALELTGRLPDAIVACVGGGSNAIGAFHAFIPDEGVRLYGFEAGGDGVETGRHAATLAGGSLGVIHGMRTFLLQDDDGQTLETHSVSAGLDYPGVGPEHSWLFETGRATYRAVTDAEAMEAFGLLCRTEGIIPAIESAHALAGALKVGRELGPDAVLLVCLSGRGDKDMHTAAEWFGFMDAEESAQ, encoded by the coding sequence ATGACCACCGACGCCGCGCGCGGCGCTGCCGCCGAGCCCGCGAACCTGCCCGACGCCTCCGGCCACTTCGGCCGGTTCGGCGGCCGGTTCGCGCCCGAGGCCCTGATGGCGGCGCTGGACGAGCTGACCCGCGAGTTCGCGGCCGCCATGCAGGACCCCGCCTTCACCGCCGAGCTGAACGACCTGCTGGCGAACTACGCCGGCCGGCCCAGCCTGCTGACCGAGGCCCGCCGGTTCGCCGAGCACGCGGGGGGCGCCCGGGTGCTGCTCAAGCGCGAGGACCTCAACCACACCGGCTCCCACAAGATCAACAACGTGCTGGGCCAGGCGCTGCTGACCCGCCGGATGGGCAAGCGCCGGGTGATCGCCGAGACCGGCGCCGGCCAGCACGGCGTCGCCACCGCCACCGCCGCCGCCCTGCTCGGCCTGGAGTGCACCGTCTACATGGGCGAGGTCGACACCAGGCGGCAGGCCCTCAACGTCGCCCGGATGCGGATGCTCGGCGCCGAGGTGATCCCGGTGCGGACCGGCAGCCGCACCCTCAAGGACGCCTGCAACGAGGCGTTCCGCGACTGGGTCGCCACCGTCGACCACACCCACTACTGCGTCGGCTCCACCATGGGCCCGCACCCGTTCCCGATGATGGTGCGCGACCTGCATCGGGTCATCGGCGTCGAGGCCCGCGCCCAGGCCCTGGAGCTGACCGGCCGGCTGCCGGACGCGATCGTCGCCTGCGTCGGCGGCGGCTCCAACGCCATCGGCGCCTTCCACGCGTTCATCCCCGACGAGGGGGTCCGCCTGTACGGGTTCGAGGCCGGCGGCGACGGCGTGGAGACCGGCCGGCACGCCGCCACCCTCGCGGGCGGCAGCCTCGGCGTCATCCACGGCATGCGGACGTTCCTGCTCCAGGACGACGACGGTCAGACCCTGGAGACCCACTCGGTGTCCGCCGGCCTGGACTACCCGGGCGTCGGGCCCGAGCACTCCTGGCTCTTCGAGACCGGACGCGCCACGTACCGGGCCGTCACCGACGCCGAGGCGATGGAGGCGTTCGGTCTGCTGTGCCGCACCGAGGGCATCATCCCGGCGATCGAGTCCGCGCACGCCCTGGCCGGGGCGCTGAAGGTCGGCCGCGAGCTCGGCCCCGACGCCGTCCTCCTGGTCTGCCTGTCGGGGCGCGGCGACAAGGACATGCACACCGCCGCCGAGTGGTTCGGATTCATGGACGCCGAGGAGAGTGCCCAGTGA
- the trpA gene encoding tryptophan synthase subunit alpha yields the protein MTTAIAFEKAKAENRAALVGYLPAGFPSYEGAVKAATAMVEAGCDVIEIGLPYSDPMMDGPTIQDAVHRALTGGVRIADVFRTVEAVAATGAPTLVMTYWNPVDRYGVDAFARDLKSAGGSGLITPDLTPEEAGPWLAASDAHGLDRVFLVALTSTEERIAKITDVCRGFVYAASLMGVTGARGAVDTGAPDLVERTRGVIARRPETAAPLPVGLGLGVSDGAQAAEVAGFADGVIVGSAFIKRLLDAPDEESGVRSVRAFTAELAEGVRGRAGTA from the coding sequence GTGACGACGGCCATCGCGTTCGAGAAGGCGAAGGCCGAGAACCGCGCCGCCCTGGTCGGTTACCTGCCCGCCGGGTTCCCCTCCTACGAGGGCGCGGTCAAGGCCGCCACCGCCATGGTGGAGGCGGGCTGCGACGTCATCGAGATCGGCCTGCCCTACAGCGACCCGATGATGGACGGCCCCACCATCCAGGACGCCGTCCACCGGGCCCTCACCGGCGGGGTCCGCATCGCCGACGTGTTCCGCACCGTCGAGGCGGTCGCCGCCACCGGCGCGCCCACCCTCGTCATGACGTACTGGAACCCCGTCGACCGCTACGGCGTGGACGCCTTCGCCCGCGACCTGAAGTCCGCGGGCGGCTCCGGGCTCATCACCCCCGACCTCACCCCGGAGGAGGCCGGCCCCTGGCTCGCCGCCTCCGACGCGCACGGCCTCGACCGGGTGTTCCTCGTGGCGCTCACGTCCACCGAGGAGCGCATCGCCAAGATCACCGACGTCTGCCGGGGCTTCGTGTACGCCGCCTCGCTGATGGGCGTCACCGGCGCCCGCGGCGCCGTCGACACCGGCGCCCCGGACCTGGTCGAGCGCACCCGGGGGGTCATCGCCCGGCGTCCCGAGACCGCCGCCCCGCTGCCCGTCGGACTGGGCCTGGGCGTCAGCGACGGGGCGCAGGCCGCCGAGGTGGCCGGCTTCGCCGACGGCGTGATCGTCGGCTCGGCGTTCATCAAGCGGCTGCTGGACGCCCCGGACGAGGAGTCCGGCGTCCGTTCCGTCCGCGCCTTCACCGCGGAGCTGGCCGAGGGCGTACGAGGCCGGGCCGGCACCGCGTAG
- a CDS encoding MauE/DoxX family redox-associated membrane protein, with protein sequence MVTDKAEGGLTGMEPLEPSGDAPAAARSTPSWPVAALVLALPVLLSWTAWAEIGPQPVGIAGGLATVLVLAWAARSARADQLTTTAARVGLAVVLGWAGLAKAAEPPALQELAVEAYRLLPDGMITPVGIGLPILEIVLAALLLAGFATRFTAALSGLLMVVFIIGIASAWARGLKIDCGCFGGGGEIADPPYLGEILRDLGFLALAAWITVWPPGRYALDRKVGLYED encoded by the coding sequence GTGGTCACGGACAAGGCCGAGGGCGGCCTGACGGGGATGGAACCGCTCGAACCGAGTGGCGACGCGCCCGCGGCGGCCCGCTCGACACCGTCGTGGCCGGTGGCCGCGCTCGTCCTCGCGCTGCCGGTCCTGCTCTCCTGGACGGCCTGGGCCGAGATCGGTCCGCAGCCGGTCGGCATCGCCGGCGGGCTGGCCACCGTGCTGGTGCTCGCCTGGGCCGCCCGCTCCGCGCGGGCCGACCAGCTCACCACCACCGCCGCCCGCGTCGGTCTGGCGGTCGTGCTCGGCTGGGCGGGGCTGGCCAAGGCCGCCGAGCCGCCCGCCCTGCAGGAGCTGGCGGTCGAGGCGTACCGACTGCTCCCGGACGGCATGATCACTCCGGTCGGGATCGGGCTGCCGATCCTGGAGATCGTGCTGGCGGCCCTGTTGCTGGCCGGATTCGCCACCCGGTTCACCGCCGCGCTGTCGGGGCTGCTGATGGTGGTGTTCATCATCGGGATCGCCTCGGCCTGGGCGCGCGGCCTGAAGATCGACTGCGGCTGCTTCGGCGGCGGCGGCGAGATCGCCGACCCGCCCTACCTCGGCGAGATCCTGCGGGACCTGGGCTTCCTGGCCCTGGCCGCCTGGATCACGGTCTGGCCCCCCGGCCGGTACGCACTGGACCGCAAGGTCGGACTGTACGAGGACTGA